In the genome of Armatimonadota bacterium, one region contains:
- a CDS encoding Gfo/Idh/MocA family oxidoreductase, translating into MEARKAHKLSRRDFLKSSSAMALTAGMGLSVSHAAAQEVRKVVSANEKIVLGCIGLGGRGMGVMNGFMKYEDVEIGAVCDVSEERRNAAVEKTEGKAKAFKDFREVLEQKDIDAVVITTPPHWHPLMSIYACQAGKDVYCEKPISRYPAEAIAMAKAARDNKRVTQVGTQIHSLDNFRRCVEIVQSGKLGKVMAVRVICTMNEYPGGIGKTPDSEPPLGLDWDAWLGPAPKVPYNEARFKFHRYFKDYVASWLSELGPHILDLAFWAMDPGQPLSANATGGRFVADDISDIPDTVDAVWEFPGFTMSWINMCGNSYNFDFGGPPDGGRRLGVIFHGTDATLLGDYGSHKVVVEKQKMKEGEEFTPPPPTIPSSPGHDREFLDAIKTRQQPSCNFDYHLPIAIAIDIAHISMKVGRKVRWDAKKGEIIGDKEANELVTPIYRKPWVFPKV; encoded by the coding sequence ATGGAAGCGAGAAAGGCTCACAAATTGAGTAGGCGTGATTTTCTTAAGTCATCTTCGGCGATGGCATTAACAGCGGGCATGGGTCTGTCTGTTAGCCACGCTGCAGCACAGGAGGTAAGAAAAGTGGTTTCAGCAAACGAGAAAATCGTTCTTGGTTGTATTGGGCTTGGTGGTCGCGGAATGGGCGTCATGAACGGGTTCATGAAATACGAAGACGTGGAAATTGGGGCCGTCTGCGACGTAAGCGAGGAACGCCGGAATGCGGCTGTTGAAAAGACCGAAGGCAAGGCAAAGGCATTCAAAGACTTCCGCGAGGTGTTGGAGCAGAAGGACATCGATGCAGTTGTTATAACAACACCGCCTCATTGGCATCCTCTAATGTCCATTTATGCTTGCCAAGCTGGGAAGGATGTCTACTGCGAAAAACCAATTTCGCGCTATCCTGCCGAAGCAATTGCGATGGCAAAGGCAGCGCGGGATAATAAGCGTGTAACGCAAGTGGGGACACAAATTCACTCCTTGGACAACTTCCGCCGCTGTGTCGAAATAGTTCAATCAGGTAAGCTTGGTAAGGTGATGGCTGTTCGCGTGATTTGTACTATGAACGAGTATCCTGGGGGCATAGGTAAGACACCAGATTCCGAACCGCCTCTAGGATTGGATTGGGATGCGTGGCTTGGACCTGCGCCAAAAGTGCCATATAATGAAGCACGATTTAAGTTTCACAGGTATTTTAAAGACTATGTGGCAAGCTGGCTAAGCGAGCTAGGTCCCCATATTCTCGACCTTGCTTTTTGGGCAATGGATCCAGGACAGCCCCTGTCTGCAAATGCTACTGGTGGAAGATTCGTGGCTGACGACATTAGCGACATCCCCGACACAGTAGATGCAGTTTGGGAATTTCCTGGCTTCACTATGTCGTGGATAAACATGTGTGGAAATAGCTATAACTTCGACTTTGGCGGTCCACCAGATGGAGGGCGAAGACTAGGCGTAATTTTCCATGGGACTGATGCTACCTTGCTAGGTGATTATGGCAGCCACAAAGTGGTTGTTGAAAAGCAAAAGATGAAGGAGGGCGAAGAATTCACTCCTCCGCCTCCAACGATACCTTCGTCGCCAGGGCATGACAGGGAGTTCTTGGATGCAATTAAAACCCGACAGCAACCGTCATGCAATTTCGATTACCATTTGCCAATAGCTATTGCCATCGACATTGCGCATATTTCAATGAAAGTAGGGCGCAAGGTTCGTTGGGATGCAAAAAAGGGCGAAATCATTGGCGACAAGGAAGCCAACGAACTTGTAACGCCAATCTACCGAAAGCCCTGGGTTTTTCCCAAAGTGTAG
- a CDS encoding family 10 glycosylhydrolase: protein MAINGLWVHPERVISKEVADKTLDQAQRCGIDNIFVLVFHHEQAWFKTPLCPMSSSVVGDFDPLGYCIEAAHKRGIKVHAWFVNGEAENGAITSKHQDWLAEDAEGKKAGWFDFTKKEVRDFQRDLMLSAVKQYPNLDGIHFDYIRFLNMSLGYGEAAEEFRKATGLDLPTWDKFPLRLTMSANPVHAATTGRVLAVFDNGIPAIVDNRLGKGSVLLFNWHAEYSRFLVLDNFLRAKLRGFGADSKRIRILISEANTKRYGSAFKNAAEAWLERIGFKATTAEFGKDEPSADEILVVSNIYVWSQQDAAKLRKLVEEGMNVIWIDGPAVNMHDLMVVLGVDRPASFFADEQVITPTVDDPAMPVDKELSEQKLLQKQTASWKQWRMDRISDLVKDVYQSAKRIRPNIKVTAAVFYKKASADGVLQDWQRWIKEGFIDYVIPMAYVGHEELARAFDEWEKLPKWHEKVIPGLSIYTFKDQKAVPQEKDYVRHQIELCRKRGVKGIVFFCCHYISSDLEPVLKFARTVNSQ from the coding sequence ATGGCAATTAATGGCCTTTGGGTACACCCGGAGCGAGTTATAAGCAAAGAAGTTGCAGATAAGACGTTAGACCAAGCACAGCGTTGTGGGATAGACAATATCTTTGTTCTCGTTTTCCATCATGAGCAAGCTTGGTTCAAAACGCCGCTTTGTCCGATGTCAAGCTCCGTTGTGGGCGACTTCGACCCCCTCGGGTACTGCATAGAAGCCGCTCACAAGAGGGGGATTAAGGTACACGCTTGGTTTGTGAACGGAGAAGCCGAGAATGGTGCTATCACGTCAAAGCATCAAGATTGGCTTGCGGAAGATGCCGAAGGCAAGAAGGCAGGTTGGTTTGACTTCACAAAAAAAGAAGTTCGGGATTTCCAGCGGGACTTAATGCTCTCGGCGGTGAAGCAATACCCTAATTTGGATGGAATACATTTCGATTATATACGCTTTCTGAATATGTCATTGGGCTACGGGGAAGCAGCTGAAGAGTTCCGCAAGGCTACCGGGCTTGATTTGCCCACATGGGATAAATTTCCCTTAAGGTTGACTATGAGTGCAAACCCAGTTCATGCTGCTACTACTGGCAGAGTCCTCGCTGTATTTGATAATGGCATTCCTGCAATTGTCGACAACCGTTTAGGAAAAGGGAGTGTATTATTGTTTAATTGGCACGCCGAATACTCTAGATTTCTCGTTTTAGACAATTTTCTGCGCGCAAAGCTCAGAGGATTCGGCGCTGATTCCAAGCGAATCCGAATTCTCATTTCTGAGGCAAATACGAAGCGCTATGGTTCGGCTTTTAAAAATGCTGCTGAAGCATGGCTGGAACGCATTGGATTCAAAGCTACAACTGCAGAATTTGGGAAAGATGAGCCCTCCGCTGACGAAATCCTTGTCGTGTCGAATATTTACGTTTGGTCGCAGCAAGACGCAGCTAAATTGAGAAAGCTTGTCGAAGAAGGAATGAATGTAATTTGGATAGATGGGCCAGCGGTGAATATGCACGACCTTATGGTTGTTCTCGGTGTTGATCGTCCGGCAAGCTTCTTTGCTGATGAGCAAGTCATCACGCCCACCGTAGATGACCCTGCAATGCCTGTTGATAAGGAATTAAGCGAGCAGAAGCTATTGCAGAAACAAACGGCCTCGTGGAAACAGTGGAGAATGGACCGCATCAGCGATCTTGTAAAGGATGTCTACCAGTCTGCAAAGCGGATTCGCCCTAATATCAAAGTAACTGCGGCTGTGTTCTATAAAAAGGCAAGCGCGGATGGGGTTCTCCAAGATTGGCAACGTTGGATTAAAGAGGGCTTTATTGATTATGTGATTCCAATGGCGTATGTTGGCCATGAGGAGCTGGCTAGGGCTTTTGATGAGTGGGAAAAGCTCCCGAAGTGGCACGAGAAGGTCATTCCTGGGCTGTCGATTTATACATTTAAGGACCAAAAAGCGGTTCCTCAAGAAAAGGATTATGTTAGACACCAGATTGAACTTTGTCGAAAAAGAGGTGTTAAAGGAATCGTATTTTTCTGTTGCCATTATATAAGTTCGGATTTAGAACCAGTCTTGAAATTTGCAAGGACGGTCAACAGCCAATGA
- a CDS encoding sugar phosphate isomerase/epimerase produces MKLGYLTIFNEDEFRLASSIGYDGLEVHAKSWPAEVLKSTDKRKEAAKLASELQAKYNIALTALSFYDATFKPAAERISDFRIVIEFASELGVPVIAAMSAGDPEKSLEENIPIFREAFGEIAKIAENNGVKIAFENWPAVSNLPAKSKNFGFHPAAWEMMFDAVDSPALGLEFDPSHLVWQFIDYIGAVKTFGSRIHHVHLKDTEIKEDVLSCKGFFSRGWWRYRIPGFGVIDWAGFISALREVGYNGGAAIEHEDPVFSGERRVEGLKLGYNFLRPLFVKDSD; encoded by the coding sequence ATGAAGCTAGGATATCTAACGATTTTCAATGAAGATGAATTTAGGCTGGCGTCATCCATCGGCTATGATGGATTAGAGGTTCACGCAAAGTCTTGGCCTGCGGAGGTTTTGAAGTCCACGGACAAGCGCAAGGAGGCCGCAAAGTTGGCAAGTGAGCTTCAAGCGAAGTACAACATTGCGTTAACGGCGTTGTCGTTTTACGATGCTACTTTCAAGCCAGCCGCAGAGCGAATATCCGACTTCCGCATTGTGATTGAATTTGCATCCGAATTGGGCGTTCCTGTTATTGCTGCAATGTCCGCCGGAGATCCTGAGAAATCATTAGAGGAAAACATTCCAATTTTTAGAGAGGCGTTTGGTGAGATTGCAAAAATCGCCGAAAATAACGGTGTGAAAATCGCATTTGAAAATTGGCCAGCAGTTTCAAATCTTCCGGCTAAGTCGAAAAATTTTGGCTTTCACCCAGCTGCTTGGGAAATGATGTTCGACGCAGTTGACTCTCCAGCTCTAGGTTTAGAGTTTGACCCCTCCCACCTGGTTTGGCAGTTTATTGACTACATCGGTGCTGTTAAGACCTTTGGTTCGAGGATTCACCATGTTCATTTGAAGGACACCGAAATAAAAGAAGACGTCTTGAGTTGCAAGGGGTTTTTCAGCCGCGGTTGGTGGAGGTATAGGATTCCCGGATTTGGTGTGATAGACTGGGCTGGTTTCATCTCCGCGCTGAGGGAAGTAGGCTACAACGGTGGGGCGGCGATAGAACATGAAGACCCTGTTTTTTCTGGTGAGCGAAGAGTTGAAGGATTGAAACTTGGCTACAATTTCCTTCGACCGCTGTTTGTAAAAGACAGCGATTAG
- a CDS encoding sugar phosphate isomerase/epimerase, translating to MAKPISIQLYTVREMAKQDFPGTLKIIADIGYKGVEFAGLHGHDPKEIKKVIDDLGLQVSSSHTPLPTSENVSQICETELTLGNKRVISGLGPAEFETIDACKRAIDKFNRAAELVKAYDMTFGIHNHWWEFVTLNGKYAFDIIMGEAPEVFSELDVYWCAFGKADPVKIISQYKSRMPLLHIKDGLLKEGEHVHTAVGSGKLDFPAIIGAADPNVLDWLIVELDASYGDMLLDVKKSYEYLTSNGLAEGNR from the coding sequence ATGGCGAAACCAATTTCGATTCAACTGTACACAGTCCGCGAGATGGCAAAGCAAGATTTTCCTGGCACCCTAAAAATAATCGCAGACATCGGATACAAGGGTGTCGAATTTGCTGGACTCCACGGGCACGACCCGAAGGAAATTAAGAAAGTTATTGATGACCTCGGTCTCCAGGTTTCCAGCAGCCATACGCCACTGCCAACTTCAGAAAATGTAAGCCAGATTTGCGAGACCGAGCTTACATTAGGCAACAAACGAGTGATTAGTGGGCTTGGACCGGCTGAATTTGAAACTATTGATGCGTGCAAGCGGGCGATTGACAAATTCAATAGAGCAGCCGAATTAGTAAAGGCATACGACATGACTTTTGGCATTCACAATCATTGGTGGGAGTTTGTAACATTGAATGGCAAGTACGCATTTGACATAATCATGGGGGAGGCTCCCGAAGTTTTTAGCGAACTTGACGTATATTGGTGTGCATTTGGAAAAGCTGACCCTGTAAAGATTATTTCACAATATAAGTCTCGTATGCCGTTGCTTCATATTAAGGATGGCTTGTTGAAAGAAGGTGAGCATGTACACACGGCGGTAGGATCAGGCAAGCTTGATTTTCCAGCAATCATTGGCGCCGCAGATCCAAATGTTCTTGATTGGCTTATTGTTGAGTTAGATGCATCCTATGGAGACATGTTGCTCGACGTTAAGAAAAGCTATGAATACCTAACTTCAAATGGTTTGGCTGAGGGAAATAGGTAA
- a CDS encoding DUF2029 domain-containing protein: MKLRWYHILAFALLAAYCIRLLYGFAQETSNLQWDFRTYYYAAKAHKAGLNPYSLTDLSRIAGTSITLRYVYPPIILYCFRIFALLPYAAAYWAWLLLKSILLFALIRLWIRVFLIKEADPFFYVFCAVAFTGCLFHDIIAGNISIVEQFLLWQAFAFYLKRKTGLFCIFLTLASIFKLTPILFLLLLLFRDDRKRFLYAVVSLSIFTAAILLPILRYPDLGRSFLNTITRLDERAEQYNPSTLSFVRDVCDLAEKHIGIKISSLTETTLFLAICIALLAVSWWAFRKNSLLIKADERIGLFLWCFALALVMPRFKPYSYILLLAPAYYLIKNTKHIHVSTLLFLIAASPTPEIMLGFGLFGMMVASYFLLLLVFGLWGLFIYEMTVSSLEIKQQASRQARIAQVAQRKEVKN, from the coding sequence TTGAAACTGCGATGGTACCATATTCTCGCGTTCGCACTGCTGGCGGCCTATTGCATAAGGCTGTTGTATGGCTTTGCACAAGAGACATCCAATCTCCAGTGGGACTTCAGGACTTACTATTACGCAGCTAAAGCTCACAAAGCTGGGCTCAATCCATACAGTTTAACCGATCTCTCGCGCATTGCCGGTACGTCAATTACGCTTCGCTACGTCTACCCACCCATTATCCTGTATTGTTTTCGTATTTTTGCACTGCTTCCCTACGCTGCAGCATATTGGGCGTGGCTGTTGCTCAAATCAATACTGCTATTTGCTCTTATTCGGCTCTGGATAAGGGTATTTTTAATTAAAGAAGCAGACCCGTTTTTCTATGTCTTCTGCGCAGTTGCTTTTACTGGCTGTTTGTTCCACGACATTATTGCAGGCAATATATCTATAGTAGAACAATTCCTTTTGTGGCAAGCTTTTGCGTTCTACCTGAAACGCAAAACAGGGCTGTTCTGCATTTTTCTGACATTAGCAAGCATTTTCAAATTGACCCCGATATTGTTCCTACTGCTTTTGTTGTTTAGAGACGACAGAAAAAGGTTCTTATATGCTGTAGTCTCGCTTTCCATATTCACAGCGGCAATCTTGCTACCAATTTTGCGCTATCCTGACCTTGGTCGAAGCTTCTTAAACACCATAACCCGCCTGGATGAGCGCGCTGAACAATACAATCCCTCAACACTGTCATTCGTAAGAGACGTATGCGACCTAGCGGAGAAACATATTGGCATCAAAATATCCTCTCTCACGGAAACTACTCTTTTCCTTGCCATTTGCATAGCCCTGCTTGCAGTATCATGGTGGGCATTTCGCAAGAATAGCCTGTTAATAAAAGCAGATGAGAGAATAGGTTTATTCCTTTGGTGTTTTGCTCTTGCGCTCGTGATGCCTCGGTTCAAACCATACTCTTACATCCTCTTACTTGCTCCAGCCTATTATTTGATAAAAAACACAAAACACATACATGTAAGCACTCTTCTCTTTCTAATTGCAGCATCACCGACGCCTGAAATTATGCTAGGGTTTGGTCTTTTCGGCATGATGGTGGCGTCCTACTTCCTATTGCTACTGGTATTCGGCCTCTGGGGGCTGTTTATTTATGAAATGACAGTCAGTTCACTAGAAATTAAGCAACAAGCTTCGCGACAAGCACGCATTGCACAGGTAGCACAACGTAAAGAAGTGAAAAATTAG
- a CDS encoding alpha/beta hydrolase, whose product MATEVERKVTIETPQATLEGILAIPKDAFGLVIFAHGSGSSRFSPRNQFVAHELRRGGIATLLFDLLEQWEAEDREKVFDVELLAERLMFATDWALLDAETRSLNLGYFGASTGAAAALIAAAELGNVIKAIVSRGGRPDLAMEYLVNVTSPTLLIVGGADWPIIPLNREAYDLLPGPKELVIIPGASHLFEEPGALEEVARLAREWFKKYLEREASK is encoded by the coding sequence ATGGCAACTGAAGTTGAGAGAAAAGTGACGATAGAAACTCCGCAAGCGACGTTGGAAGGAATCCTGGCTATACCAAAAGATGCTTTTGGATTGGTCATTTTCGCTCATGGCAGTGGAAGTTCGCGATTTAGTCCTAGGAACCAGTTTGTTGCACATGAGCTAAGGCGTGGAGGGATAGCGACTTTGCTGTTTGATTTGCTTGAGCAGTGGGAGGCTGAGGACAGAGAAAAAGTTTTCGATGTGGAACTTCTTGCAGAGCGCCTGATGTTTGCGACCGATTGGGCATTGCTTGACGCGGAAACACGTTCTCTTAACTTGGGTTATTTTGGAGCAAGCACTGGAGCGGCAGCGGCGTTGATTGCGGCAGCGGAGTTGGGAAATGTTATCAAGGCGATAGTCTCGCGTGGTGGACGTCCCGACCTTGCCATGGAATATCTTGTGAATGTAACTTCTCCTACGCTTCTAATCGTTGGCGGCGCAGATTGGCCTATAATTCCCTTGAACCGCGAAGCTTATGATTTACTTCCAGGTCCAAAGGAGCTTGTAATAATCCCCGGTGCTAGCCATCTTTTTGAAGAACCAGGTGCGCTGGAGGAAGTGGCCCGGCTTGCTAGGGAGTGGTTTAAAAAATACCTTGAACGCGAAGCATCTAAGTAA
- a CDS encoding aldehyde dehydrogenase family protein — protein sequence MAGFERITKLEVGMPILVGGDRIAYVSADLAEKYKPGDQLIILRETGDILLIPKEIHDLVTLAVDKALEAFEALRLVSDEQITQFYTNFAERLADDATWAKIAQANEADVARAKEKGRSTTRLVADEKMRRTMIAGLQQWRDLPSGREKVIRTYQHEGWKLDEVQSPCGVVAFVFEGRPNVLADATGVLRTGNTAVFRIGSDALGTAQAMMKTAVKPALISSGLPEHSAILLESTEHSAGWALFADPRLALVVARGSGRATEVLGAIARQAGNVASLHGTGGAWIITDETADPAKFELAVYNSIDRKVCNTLNVVCIHRSRAADLIESMLNALKRRSEKLGHGYRIHVVEKSENFIPKELFETETEVLRADGIHREPIATILPQNKLGYEWEWEQTPEVTVTIISNLAEGIQLFNEQSPLMVASLISEDPTAHERFFAEINAPFVGNGFTRWVDGQYALRRPELGISNWQNGRLLARSGILTGDGVYTIRLRAHQTDADVHR from the coding sequence ATGGCAGGCTTTGAAAGAATTACCAAGTTAGAGGTTGGAATGCCTATTCTTGTCGGAGGCGACCGCATTGCATATGTATCAGCAGATTTGGCTGAAAAATATAAGCCAGGGGACCAGCTGATAATTCTGAGAGAAACGGGCGATATACTGCTTATCCCAAAGGAGATCCATGATTTGGTAACTTTAGCTGTTGACAAGGCGCTAGAAGCCTTCGAAGCTCTCAGGCTAGTTTCCGATGAACAAATAACCCAATTCTACACCAATTTTGCCGAGCGATTGGCAGATGATGCTACATGGGCAAAAATTGCTCAGGCAAATGAAGCTGACGTGGCACGTGCAAAGGAAAAGGGGCGCTCAACCACTCGACTTGTAGCAGACGAAAAGATGCGGCGAACTATGATTGCTGGTCTACAACAATGGCGTGATCTCCCCTCCGGGCGCGAAAAGGTGATACGAACCTATCAGCATGAAGGTTGGAAGCTTGATGAAGTCCAAAGCCCCTGTGGAGTTGTCGCCTTTGTGTTTGAAGGACGCCCAAACGTCCTTGCTGACGCAACCGGCGTACTAAGAACAGGAAATACTGCTGTGTTTCGCATCGGAAGCGATGCATTGGGTACAGCACAAGCAATGATGAAAACTGCTGTCAAGCCAGCTCTAATATCTTCTGGTTTACCTGAACACTCAGCCATCCTGCTTGAAAGCACAGAGCATTCAGCCGGGTGGGCGCTATTTGCAGATCCCAGATTGGCACTTGTAGTTGCTAGAGGTTCAGGCAGGGCAACTGAAGTTTTAGGAGCAATTGCGCGCCAGGCTGGGAATGTTGCAAGTCTTCATGGTACTGGCGGCGCATGGATTATAACTGATGAAACCGCAGACCCTGCAAAGTTCGAGCTGGCAGTTTATAACTCAATTGACAGAAAAGTATGCAATACTCTAAATGTTGTTTGCATACATCGCTCTCGGGCAGCCGACCTCATAGAAAGTATGTTAAATGCGCTCAAAAGACGAAGTGAGAAGCTAGGCCATGGATACCGAATCCACGTCGTCGAGAAAAGCGAGAATTTCATACCAAAAGAGTTGTTCGAGACGGAAACCGAAGTTCTTAGGGCAGATGGAATTCATCGCGAACCCATCGCCACCATCTTGCCCCAAAACAAACTAGGGTATGAATGGGAATGGGAGCAAACGCCCGAGGTAACTGTGACAATTATTTCAAACCTAGCGGAGGGCATTCAGCTTTTCAATGAGCAAAGCCCTCTTATGGTTGCCTCACTGATTAGCGAAGATCCAACTGCTCACGAACGCTTTTTTGCAGAAATCAATGCCCCATTCGTAGGGAACGGATTCACTAGGTGGGTTGACGGCCAATATGCTCTCAGACGACCAGAGTTGGGGATATCAAATTGGCAAAATGGCCGCCTACTAGCTCGCAGCGGCATATTAACTGGCGACGGAGTCTATACCATCCGTCTTCGAGCACATCAAACGGACGCCGATGTTCATAGGTAG
- a CDS encoding family 14 glycosylhydrolase, whose product MRILFLLLILATASPCLPAPVATWIPNQPAGLNVVSVPDGQWEACVVTNRDAIRLKKGTQPKSNYLYFKLSPDLRAKFGFDAWLIVEFFDNALSHVGVQYNSSQAYTNAKGFLLTATGEWQKAMIYLPNVKFAGLQNGGADFRLSHSGSSLTVSKVEIYAEKPYVQIPSDKERVMKNLKFNPAPKGMFYTFGVNEIDEPSALFYRSLGVTSIESYVTWETCEREAEGKWDWSYWDKQVQVLKDTGLKWVPFIILGPAYSTPDWFRASKEHFPCRCLEHGIDSKIESLWNPNLPKWIERFIAEFAKRYLDSNIIESVLLGIQGDFGEAIYSVTGGGWTFKIPGEYHNHAGYWCDDPYALSDFQKFVERKYKTIQSVNKAWGCLFDSFNKVDFPGRKDELTAFQAKAKSGDPKARRRWLDFIEWYREAMTRWADWWIKITRKYFPTAPIYLCTGGDAEPRHGSNFAEQCRIAAKYDAGVRITNEASDYATNFVITRWVASAAKYYGAYYGFEPAGAEDEKGIVARIYNATASGANQLHDYAGNVTQSQERIDTQRKHLKYLFHVEEPIVPIALWYPNVHMTIHWGEGYFGKAATFRDYTDWDYIDETMLRNRALERYKLLVILHGRIIETDDARRIADWIKKGGKVLVMDIEKFESVEGTNEPEQVLTQAGITRVNGWNELISELRKALASFGYPVYDLKKDGIFGTQISNNRFLFLNTSKAQAQIEIENLGKKYKAFLPAETITEVDL is encoded by the coding sequence ATGCGAATTTTATTTTTGTTGCTCATATTAGCAACAGCTAGCCCTTGCTTACCAGCTCCAGTTGCTACGTGGATTCCCAACCAACCGGCAGGACTTAACGTCGTTTCGGTGCCAGACGGCCAGTGGGAAGCTTGCGTAGTAACCAATCGAGATGCAATTCGATTAAAGAAGGGCACCCAACCAAAAAGCAACTATTTGTACTTTAAGCTTTCCCCAGACTTAAGGGCAAAATTTGGCTTCGACGCTTGGCTGATTGTTGAATTCTTCGACAATGCACTATCGCATGTAGGAGTTCAATACAATTCTAGCCAGGCGTATACCAATGCTAAAGGTTTCCTTCTTACAGCTACTGGTGAATGGCAAAAAGCTATGATATATCTGCCAAATGTGAAGTTTGCTGGTCTCCAAAACGGCGGCGCAGACTTTAGGCTTTCGCATTCCGGAAGTTCGCTCACTGTCTCAAAAGTTGAAATATATGCTGAGAAACCATACGTACAAATACCGTCGGACAAGGAGCGTGTCATGAAAAACTTAAAGTTTAATCCCGCACCAAAAGGTATGTTTTACACTTTTGGCGTGAACGAAATCGATGAACCATCAGCGCTCTTTTATAGGTCGCTTGGTGTAACTAGCATCGAAAGTTATGTCACATGGGAGACGTGTGAGCGCGAAGCTGAAGGAAAATGGGATTGGTCCTACTGGGATAAGCAGGTCCAAGTGCTCAAGGACACAGGTTTAAAATGGGTACCATTTATAATTCTTGGGCCGGCATACTCAACGCCTGATTGGTTTAGAGCAAGCAAAGAACATTTCCCCTGCCGTTGTCTTGAACATGGAATTGATAGCAAAATTGAATCGCTTTGGAATCCAAATTTACCAAAGTGGATTGAGCGCTTCATTGCCGAGTTTGCAAAGCGATACCTCGACTCAAACATAATTGAATCCGTTCTGCTCGGTATCCAAGGTGACTTTGGCGAGGCAATTTACTCAGTAACTGGTGGCGGCTGGACCTTCAAAATTCCTGGAGAGTATCACAACCATGCAGGCTACTGGTGTGATGACCCCTATGCTCTCTCTGATTTCCAAAAGTTTGTTGAGAGAAAATATAAGACAATCCAATCGGTCAATAAAGCATGGGGTTGCTTATTTGATTCCTTCAATAAGGTTGATTTTCCCGGGAGAAAGGACGAACTAACAGCTTTCCAAGCGAAGGCTAAATCAGGCGACCCTAAAGCACGCCGCAGGTGGCTCGATTTTATTGAGTGGTACCGTGAGGCAATGACCCGATGGGCAGACTGGTGGATAAAAATAACAAGAAAGTATTTTCCTACAGCACCGATTTATTTATGCACCGGCGGCGATGCCGAACCTAGGCATGGTTCAAATTTCGCCGAACAATGCCGAATTGCCGCAAAATACGATGCCGGAGTGCGCATCACAAATGAAGCATCCGATTATGCCACCAATTTTGTGATTACACGATGGGTGGCTTCAGCGGCGAAGTATTATGGCGCGTACTATGGTTTCGAACCTGCTGGAGCCGAGGACGAGAAAGGTATAGTTGCTCGTATATACAACGCCACAGCTTCGGGTGCAAATCAACTTCACGACTACGCAGGTAACGTTACCCAATCGCAAGAGCGAATCGACACACAGCGCAAACATTTGAAATACCTTTTCCATGTCGAGGAACCAATTGTTCCAATCGCACTTTGGTATCCCAACGTCCACATGACCATTCATTGGGGCGAGGGCTATTTTGGTAAGGCAGCAACTTTTAGGGACTACACGGACTGGGATTATATAGATGAGACAATGCTTAGGAACAGAGCGCTAGAAAGGTACAAATTGCTTGTAATCCTCCATGGAAGGATTATCGAGACGGATGACGCTCGGCGAATTGCAGATTGGATAAAAAAGGGCGGCAAAGTATTAGTCATGGATATAGAAAAGTTTGAAAGCGTAGAAGGCACAAATGAACCTGAGCAAGTCTTGACACAGGCTGGAATTACCCGAGTGAATGGCTGGAATGAGTTAATTTCGGAGCTTCGCAAGGCATTGGCAAGCTTTGGCTATCCGGTTTACGACCTGAAAAAGGATGGAATTTTTGGCACTCAAATTAGCAATAATAGATTTCTTTTCCTAAATACTTCTAAAGCTCAAGCGCAAATTGAGATTGAAAATCTGGGGAAGAAATACAAGGCTTTCCTACCTGCTGAGACAATAACGGAGGTTGACCTTTAA